From the Thermovirga lienii DSM 17291 genome, one window contains:
- a CDS encoding H+transporting two-sector ATPase C (AC39) subunit (PFAM: ATP synthase (C/AC39) subunit~COGs: COG1527 H+-ATPase subunit C~InterPro IPR002843~KEGG: aco:Amico_0805 H+transporting two-sector ATPase C (AC39) subunit~PFAM: H+transporting two-sector ATPase C (AC39) subunit~SPTR: H+transporting two-sector ATPase C (AC39) subunit) — MIPENGYSYAVSRLKAMGNRLLDNNSILRLWESETFSSAMKLLAETHYSQWLPEMKSEDDFESLISAELNYVISEVKALSPDKEIPVLFQLPFDFHNIKVLLKDRITRASGQGRRVDLLTPLGNIATDDLLLAVESEDYRLLPFGLHIVLPESISIWEQSHDVLLVEKKLDEALFELMRNIAGNINVEGVKKWVKARIDAENIRNILRLTRFGMETGKIASFLHDGGFISREKLLLLVNEPLEGWSRIIGFADAAVALSQVESFLVPEKALVELEKALDDYVSNVLAPYRYEAFAPENVLAYLWAKDMEAKNLRIVMVGKANGVDKDVIRGLLRNVL; from the coding sequence ATGATTCCTGAGAATGGATACAGTTATGCAGTCTCCAGGCTTAAGGCCATGGGCAATAGACTGTTGGATAACAATAGCATCTTAAGATTGTGGGAAAGCGAGACCTTTTCCTCAGCAATGAAACTTCTGGCTGAGACCCATTATTCTCAGTGGTTGCCTGAGATGAAGAGCGAAGATGATTTCGAGTCGTTGATATCTGCTGAGTTAAATTATGTTATTTCGGAGGTTAAAGCGCTTTCTCCCGATAAGGAAATACCTGTTTTATTTCAATTACCCTTCGATTTTCATAACATAAAAGTCCTGCTCAAAGACAGGATAACCCGTGCAAGCGGGCAGGGGAGGAGGGTGGACCTTCTTACACCCTTAGGAAATATTGCTACAGACGACCTTCTTTTGGCTGTTGAAAGCGAGGATTACAGACTACTGCCCTTTGGGTTGCACATCGTCCTGCCCGAGAGTATATCAATTTGGGAACAGAGCCATGATGTGCTCTTGGTGGAGAAGAAACTTGATGAGGCCCTATTTGAACTAATGAGAAATATCGCAGGAAACATCAATGTAGAAGGCGTCAAAAAATGGGTCAAAGCCAGGATAGATGCAGAGAACATACGTAACATTCTGAGGCTGACGAGATTTGGCATGGAGACAGGAAAGATAGCTTCGTTCCTTCACGATGGAGGGTTTATTTCCCGAGAGAAACTTCTCCTTTTAGTTAACGAACCTTTGGAAGGATGGAGCCGGATCATTGGTTTCGCTGATGCTGCTGTTGCCTTGTCCCAAGTTGAAAGTTTTCTGGTTCCAGAGAAAGCCTTAGTTGAGCTTGAGAAGGCGTTGGACGATTATGTTTCCAATGTTTTAGCGCCCTATCGCTACGAGGCATTTGCTCCAGAGAACGTTCTAGCCTATCTGTGGGCCAAGGATATGGAGGCAAAGAACCTTAGGATTGTGATGGTGGGCAAAGCTAATGGAGTGGATAAGGACGTCATAAGGGGGTTGCTAAGAAATGTCCTCTAA
- a CDS encoding Vacuolar H+transporting two-sector ATPase F subunit (PFAM: ATP synthase (F/14-kDa) subunit~InterPro IPR008218~KEGG: aco:Amico_0806 vacuolar H+transporting two-sector ATPase F subunit~PFAM: Vacuolar H+transporting two-sector ATPase F subunit~SPTR: Vacuolar H+transporting two-sector ATPase F subunit) has translation MSSNVHKLRMAAVGDYESILPFQAVGAEPFFLSEGEQDKLRNLLLKFAREGYAVVFLLDTIFQEGKDLVAEINENYAVSIIPIPGVKGSTGVGVEAIRKSVEKAVGMDIFAVR, from the coding sequence ATGTCCTCTAATGTCCATAAGTTGAGAATGGCAGCAGTGGGCGATTACGAAAGCATATTACCATTTCAGGCTGTTGGGGCTGAGCCTTTCTTTCTTAGCGAAGGAGAACAGGATAAGCTCCGTAACCTGTTGTTAAAGTTTGCCAGGGAAGGCTATGCTGTGGTTTTCCTTTTGGATACTATATTCCAGGAAGGGAAAGACCTGGTTGCGGAGATAAATGAGAACTACGCCGTGAGTATAATACCTATCCCTGGAGTTAAGGGTTCTACAGGGGTTGGAGTAGAGGCGATAAGGAAGAGTGTAGAAAAAGCAGTCGGTATGGATATATTTGCCGTAAGATAA
- a CDS encoding H+transporting two-sector ATPase alpha/beta subunit central region (PFAM: ATP synthase alpha/beta family, beta-barrel domain; ATP synthase alpha/beta chain, C terminal domain; ATP synthase alpha/beta family, nucleotide-binding domain~COGs: COG1155 H+-ATPase subunit A~InterPro IPR020003: IPR004100: IPR000194: IPR000793~KEGG: aco:Amico_0807 H(+)-transporting two-sector ATPase~PFAM: H+transporting two-sector ATPase alpha/beta subunit central region; H+transporting two-sector ATPase alpha/beta subunit domain protein~SPTR: H(+)-transporting two-sector ATPase), with translation MEKIIKGAIAKISGPLVVAEGMTGASMYDVVRVGELGLVGEIIELKGDLASIQVYEETSGLKPKEPVISTGAPLSVELGPGLIEQFYDGIQRPLALIEEAAKSPFITRGIDVPSLPRDKKWYFRPTVEVGTEVSAGDVLGTVKETVLVEHKIMVPPGMKGKVKDIKEGEFTVEEAVAVISTENGDKEVTMLQRWPVRLPRPVARRLPPNVPLVTGQRVVDTFFPMARGGAACVPGPFGSGKTVIQHQLAKWADAEIVVYVGCGERGNEMTDVLLEFPELEDPRSGEPLMKRTVLIANTSNMPVAAREASIYTGITIAEYYRDMGYSVALMADSTSRWAEALREISGRLEEMPGEEGYPAYLGTRLASFYERAGRAICLGKDGREGSISAIGAVSPPGGDLSEPVSQNTLRVTKVFWGLDANLAYQRHFPAINWLLSYSLYADSLGEYWDDRYDGEWSKMRTQAMSLLEEEDRLKEIVRLVGIDALSKEERMILETAKSIREDFLHQNAFHEVDTYASMDKQFKMLRNILYFHELSMDALKKGALLNDILKLDVREKIARMRYVSEDKLEEIDKLEPEIKGQIEGLLPEGGFSDVVAEGI, from the coding sequence ATGGAGAAGATTATTAAAGGAGCCATAGCGAAGATTTCTGGGCCTTTGGTCGTTGCAGAAGGGATGACCGGGGCTTCCATGTATGATGTTGTAAGGGTTGGAGAGTTGGGGCTCGTAGGAGAAATAATCGAGTTGAAGGGTGACCTAGCATCCATTCAGGTTTACGAGGAAACCTCGGGCCTAAAGCCCAAAGAACCAGTGATCAGTACGGGAGCCCCCTTGAGCGTTGAGCTAGGACCAGGTTTGATAGAACAGTTTTATGATGGTATTCAAAGACCTTTGGCGCTGATAGAGGAAGCGGCAAAGAGCCCGTTTATAACAAGAGGAATTGATGTTCCGTCTTTGCCCAGGGATAAGAAATGGTATTTTCGGCCAACCGTCGAAGTGGGGACAGAAGTTTCAGCTGGTGATGTATTGGGAACGGTAAAAGAGACGGTTTTGGTGGAACATAAAATTATGGTTCCTCCTGGTATGAAAGGAAAAGTTAAGGATATAAAAGAAGGAGAGTTTACAGTAGAAGAGGCCGTTGCTGTAATCAGCACGGAAAATGGTGACAAAGAGGTAACCATGCTACAACGTTGGCCCGTAAGGCTGCCTAGACCTGTGGCTAGAAGATTGCCTCCTAATGTGCCTCTGGTAACGGGACAAAGAGTGGTGGATACCTTTTTCCCTATGGCTAGAGGTGGAGCAGCTTGTGTTCCTGGGCCATTTGGTTCTGGGAAGACAGTTATCCAACACCAGCTTGCCAAATGGGCGGATGCTGAGATAGTTGTTTATGTCGGTTGTGGTGAGCGAGGCAATGAGATGACAGACGTTCTCTTAGAGTTCCCGGAACTAGAAGACCCGCGATCAGGAGAACCCCTGATGAAGAGGACGGTGCTGATAGCGAATACCTCCAACATGCCTGTTGCTGCTAGAGAGGCCAGTATATATACGGGTATTACTATTGCCGAGTATTATAGGGACATGGGCTACTCCGTAGCGTTGATGGCTGATTCGACCAGTCGATGGGCAGAAGCTCTCAGAGAAATAAGCGGTCGCTTGGAAGAAATGCCTGGAGAGGAAGGCTATCCAGCTTATCTTGGTACCAGGCTAGCCTCTTTCTACGAGAGGGCAGGACGGGCAATATGCCTGGGTAAAGATGGTAGAGAAGGCTCCATAAGCGCCATAGGAGCGGTTTCCCCGCCGGGAGGAGATTTGTCCGAACCAGTTAGCCAGAACACCCTTAGGGTAACAAAGGTTTTTTGGGGCTTGGATGCCAACCTTGCATATCAAAGGCACTTCCCAGCCATAAACTGGCTACTGAGCTATTCTCTTTATGCTGATTCTCTGGGTGAATACTGGGACGATCGTTACGATGGTGAATGGAGCAAGATGAGAACCCAGGCCATGAGCTTGTTAGAAGAGGAAGATAGGCTGAAGGAAATAGTGAGGCTGGTCGGTATTGACGCGCTATCAAAGGAAGAGAGGATGATTTTGGAAACTGCAAAGTCCATAAGAGAGGACTTCTTGCACCAAAATGCCTTCCACGAGGTGGATACTTACGCGTCAATGGATAAGCAGTTCAAAATGCTCAGGAACATATTGTACTTCCATGAGCTGAGCATGGATGCATTGAAGAAAGGGGCACTTTTGAACGATATCTTGAAATTGGACGTGAGGGAAAAGATAGCTAGGATGCGCTACGTAAGCGAGGACAAGCTGGAAGAGATCGATAAACTTGAGCCTGAAATAAAAGGACAAATAGAAGGGCTTTTACCAGAGGGGGGCTTTAGTGATGTTGTTGCCGAGGGAATATAA
- a CDS encoding H+transporting two-sector ATPase alpha/beta subunit central region (PFAM: ATP synthase alpha/beta family, beta-barrel domain; ATP synthase alpha/beta chain, C terminal domain; ATP synthase alpha/beta family, nucleotide-binding domain~TIGRFAM: ATP synthase archaeal, B subunit~COGs: COG1156 H+-ATPase subunit B~InterPro IPR020003: IPR004100: IPR000194: IPR000793~KEGG: tai:Taci_0859 H(+)-transporting two-sector ATPase~PFAM: H+transporting two-sector ATPase alpha/beta subunit central region; H+transporting two-sector ATPase alpha/beta subunit domain protein~SPTR: H(+)-transporting two-sector ATPase) — MLLPREYKTISDLSGPLIVVEKVEDVRYDELVEIELGNGEIRRGRVLEIAKDRALVQIFEGTTGIDVQSTKVRFTGKVLTLPVSKDMLGRIFNGRGEPIDGGAPIIPEKRLDVNGYPMNPYSRDYPSEFIQTGISTIDGMNPMVRGQKLPIFSGSGMPHNRIAAQVARQATVLGEQEDFAVVFAAMGITFEEASFFMEDFRKTGSIERTVMFVNLADDPAIERITTPRLALTCAEYLAFEHDYQVLVILTDLTNYCEALREISAARKEVPGRRGYPGYLYTDLATMYERAGRLRGKKGSITQFPILTMPEDDKTHPIPDLTGYITEGQIILSRTLHRKGIYPPVDVLPSLSRLKDKGIGKGKTREDHADLMNQLFAAYARGKEAKELATILGEGALTEEDKAFAKFADEFENTYVRQGEYENRTIEETLEKGWDLLTLIPVTELKRVRDEYIEKYLKPRLKKEGSAAEGTKAN; from the coding sequence ATGTTGTTGCCGAGGGAATATAAGACTATTTCTGATTTGTCTGGACCCCTTATCGTAGTGGAAAAAGTGGAGGATGTTCGCTATGATGAGCTAGTTGAGATAGAGCTCGGTAATGGAGAGATAAGGCGCGGTAGAGTCTTGGAGATAGCTAAAGATAGGGCGCTTGTCCAAATTTTTGAGGGAACAACAGGTATAGATGTCCAATCGACCAAGGTGCGCTTTACGGGCAAAGTCTTAACTCTGCCCGTAAGCAAAGATATGTTGGGAAGAATTTTCAACGGTAGGGGAGAGCCCATAGATGGCGGAGCACCCATAATTCCTGAAAAAAGATTGGACGTAAACGGATACCCTATGAACCCATATTCAAGGGATTATCCTTCTGAGTTTATCCAGACCGGAATTTCTACGATCGATGGAATGAATCCCATGGTGAGAGGACAGAAGCTACCCATTTTCTCTGGTAGCGGTATGCCTCATAACAGAATAGCAGCTCAGGTTGCAAGACAGGCTACTGTGCTGGGTGAGCAAGAGGATTTTGCTGTTGTGTTTGCAGCGATGGGCATTACCTTTGAGGAAGCATCTTTCTTCATGGAGGATTTCCGTAAGACTGGCTCAATCGAAAGGACGGTAATGTTCGTCAACTTGGCAGATGACCCCGCCATAGAACGAATCACTACTCCTCGATTGGCGTTGACCTGTGCGGAATATTTGGCATTCGAGCATGACTATCAGGTTTTGGTAATTTTGACAGATTTAACCAACTACTGTGAGGCTCTTAGGGAGATTTCAGCAGCTAGAAAGGAAGTTCCTGGTAGACGAGGGTATCCAGGGTATCTTTACACTGACCTTGCCACAATGTATGAGCGAGCAGGCAGGTTGAGGGGTAAGAAAGGGTCCATAACCCAATTCCCTATACTGACCATGCCAGAAGACGATAAGACGCACCCTATACCTGACCTTACAGGCTACATAACTGAAGGGCAAATTATATTGAGCAGGACCCTACACAGAAAAGGTATATACCCACCTGTGGACGTCTTGCCCTCTCTTTCTCGATTGAAGGATAAAGGAATAGGCAAGGGGAAAACCCGAGAGGATCATGCCGATTTGATGAACCAGCTATTCGCCGCATATGCAAGAGGTAAGGAGGCAAAGGAGCTTGCAACCATACTTGGTGAAGGGGCGTTGACAGAGGAGGACAAAGCTTTTGCCAAGTTTGCCGACGAGTTTGAGAACACTTATGTTCGACAAGGAGAATATGAGAACCGAACTATAGAGGAAACTTTGGAGAAAGGCTGGGATCTTTTAACCTTGATTCCCGTTACGGAACTTAAGAGGGTACGAGATGAATATATAGAAAAATATCTCAAACCCAGGCTCAAGAAGGAGGGCAGTGCCGCAGAAGGCACGAAGGCTAACTGA
- a CDS encoding V-type ATPase, D subunit (PFAM: ATP synthase subunit D~TIGRFAM: H(+)-transporting ATP synthase, vacuolar type, subunit D~COGs: COG1394 H+-ATPase subunit D~InterPro IPR002699~KEGG: aco:Amico_0809 V-type ATPase, D subunit~PFAM: H+transporting two-sector ATPase D subunit~SPTR: V-type ATPase, D subunit;~TIGRFAM: V-type ATPase, D subunit): MARKLNVNPNRMELSRLKKRLTVAKRGHKLLKDKQDALIKAFLDLAREIKTLREETEAELAECYRSFLLARAQTLPAMLEQALMITGTKVNLSVRYKNVMSVVVPEYEVEQSGNILNYGLATSPGSLDVALERFSKVIPKLISLAAKEKSLNLMAAEIERTRRRVNALEHVLIPSFAETIHYIKMKLDEQERATLSRLMRVKEIVRSH, from the coding sequence ATGGCAAGAAAGCTGAACGTCAATCCTAATAGAATGGAGCTTTCCAGGCTTAAAAAACGGCTAACAGTTGCCAAAAGAGGGCATAAGCTGCTGAAGGACAAGCAGGATGCTCTGATAAAGGCTTTTCTTGATTTGGCCAGAGAAATAAAAACGCTACGAGAAGAGACAGAAGCGGAGCTGGCAGAGTGTTACAGAAGTTTCCTTCTTGCCAGAGCTCAGACGTTGCCGGCCATGTTGGAACAAGCTCTAATGATAACTGGGACCAAGGTGAATCTCTCCGTCAGGTATAAAAACGTCATGAGTGTCGTAGTGCCCGAATACGAAGTTGAGCAAAGCGGAAACATATTGAATTACGGCTTAGCGACGTCTCCAGGCTCACTTGATGTGGCTCTTGAGCGGTTTTCTAAGGTTATCCCTAAGCTCATATCTCTGGCGGCAAAAGAGAAAAGCCTTAACTTGATGGCTGCGGAGATTGAAAGGACCCGTAGAAGGGTCAATGCTTTGGAGCATGTATTAATCCCATCCTTTGCAGAAACTATTCATTATATAAAGATGAAACTAGATGAGCAAGAAAGAGCTACACTAAGTAGGTTGATGAGAGTAAAGGAAATTGTGCGGTCTCACTAG
- a CDS encoding MraZ protein (PFAM: MraZ protein~TIGRFAM: mraZ protein~COGs: COG2001 conserved hypothetical protein~InterPro IPR003444: IPR020603~KEGG: aco:Amico_0810 MraZ protein~PFAM: MraZ domain~SPTR: Protein mraZ;~TIGRFAM: MraZ protein), with amino-acid sequence MLVGTYEHRMDSKGRVVLPSKLREEIGDGAFATIGIDRCVSIYAADEWKKVLERLGKLPFSKGKARDFSRLLMASAYEVQFDASGRILVPPHLRSHACLKQNVTIIGVGDHIELWDTCIWNEYMEKIRNELPNIAEEVEGL; translated from the coding sequence ATGCTGGTGGGGACCTATGAGCATCGAATGGATTCGAAAGGTAGAGTGGTCCTTCCCTCTAAATTAAGGGAGGAAATAGGCGATGGTGCGTTCGCAACGATCGGCATTGATCGTTGCGTTTCTATATATGCTGCTGATGAATGGAAGAAGGTATTGGAACGTTTGGGAAAGTTGCCCTTTTCCAAGGGTAAAGCTAGAGATTTCAGTAGGCTTCTGATGGCGTCAGCATACGAAGTTCAATTCGACGCATCAGGCAGGATTTTAGTCCCCCCACATTTGAGAAGCCATGCCTGCTTGAAGCAGAACGTGACGATCATAGGTGTTGGTGACCACATTGAACTTTGGGATACCTGCATTTGGAATGAATACATGGAGAAAATCCGTAACGAGTTACCCAATATAGCCGAGGAGGTGGAAGGCCTATGA
- a CDS encoding S-adenosyl-methyltransferase MraW (PFAM: MraW methylase family~TIGRFAM: S-adenosyl-methyltransferase MraW~COGs: COG0275 S-adenosylmethionine-dependent methyltransferase involved in cell envelope biogenesis~InterPro IPR002903~KEGG: aco:Amico_0811 S-adenosyl-methyltransferase MraW~PFAM: methyltransferase~SPTR: Ribosomal RNA small subunit methyltransferase H;~TIGRFAM: S-adenosyl-methyltransferase MraW): protein MIEHIPVMLDEVLKAVTNAPSLRRIVDATLGLGGYTKAFLKQWPHVSVLGIDRDSEAIEIAKDKLAEFLDRVKFYNGDFKDLAEILKKIGFTEPDAIVFDLGVSNLQISKEERGFSFDLDGPLDMRMDTTSDLTAEEVINTYSKEALSEIFRKYGEERHASRIAWGICKYRQEHGLIRTTGELVSVIRMTLPAPVQRKMGKNPARRVFQALRIEVNNELKALEEALSGCREVAKEGTVVVVVSYHSLEDKIVKKQFKEWESLGLGRMLSKKVVKPTEEEITRNKKARSAKLRSFIFGERELKG from the coding sequence ATGATCGAACATATCCCCGTTATGCTGGATGAAGTATTAAAAGCTGTAACTAATGCTCCTTCTCTAAGGCGGATTGTTGATGCCACTTTAGGTTTGGGGGGGTATACGAAGGCTTTCCTAAAGCAGTGGCCTCATGTTTCGGTCCTTGGTATAGATAGGGATTCGGAAGCTATAGAGATAGCAAAGGATAAACTGGCGGAGTTTCTTGACAGGGTGAAGTTTTATAACGGTGATTTTAAAGATTTGGCTGAGATATTAAAAAAAATAGGTTTTACTGAACCGGATGCAATAGTTTTTGATCTAGGTGTTTCCAATCTCCAAATATCGAAAGAGGAAAGGGGTTTCTCCTTTGATTTGGATGGTCCTTTAGATATGCGTATGGACACTACAAGTGACCTAACGGCAGAGGAAGTCATAAATACATACTCCAAAGAAGCACTATCGGAGATATTTCGAAAGTACGGTGAAGAGAGGCATGCCTCCAGGATAGCCTGGGGAATATGCAAATATCGACAAGAACATGGTTTGATTCGAACAACAGGTGAACTGGTCAGTGTTATTCGGATGACTTTACCGGCACCAGTGCAAAGGAAAATGGGGAAAAATCCTGCAAGAAGAGTATTTCAGGCTTTGAGAATAGAAGTAAATAATGAATTGAAAGCCCTTGAGGAGGCTTTATCAGGTTGTAGAGAGGTTGCCAAAGAAGGAACAGTAGTAGTCGTAGTAAGTTATCATTCACTAGAGGATAAAATAGTTAAAAAACAATTTAAAGAATGGGAATCCTTGGGGTTGGGAAGGATGCTTTCCAAGAAAGTGGTAAAACCGACCGAGGAGGAGATCACAAGAAACAAAAAGGCCAGAAGCGCAAAGCTAAGAAGTTTCATTTTTGGGGAAAGAGAGCTTAAGGGGTGA
- a CDS encoding hypothetical protein (TIGRFAM: cell division protein FtsL~KEGG: tai:Taci_0865 hypothetical protein~SPTR: Putative uncharacterized protein), with amino-acid sequence MANRSAAVLRHRLWKGFNNVKTSHIVIAAFVLIFLSIGGLVSLRLYALNLEYQLSRLEQKIAAQKEINLKLEKTLASLVSPGRVFDYAKASLGMKTDSQVDIVRIKNNNVTVLLAKDSGASESPSQVDKTGSLLAKLLNFVTKKAFAR; translated from the coding sequence ATGGCTAACAGGTCAGCGGCAGTTTTGCGCCATAGGCTATGGAAAGGATTTAATAATGTTAAAACTTCGCATATCGTAATAGCCGCGTTTGTACTTATATTCTTGTCAATAGGGGGATTAGTTAGCCTGCGACTTTATGCCCTTAACCTCGAATATCAGTTGAGTAGATTAGAGCAAAAAATTGCCGCGCAGAAGGAAATAAACCTAAAACTTGAAAAAACGTTGGCATCGCTAGTAAGTCCTGGCAGGGTTTTCGATTATGCGAAAGCTTCTTTGGGAATGAAGACAGACAGCCAGGTTGACATAGTTCGCATAAAAAACAATAATGTCACAGTGCTGTTGGCAAAAGATTCAGGTGCCAGTGAAAGCCCAAGCCAAGTCGATAAGACTGGATCACTGTTGGCCAAGCTGCTGAATTTTGTGACGAAAAAAGCGTTTGCTAGATAA